The Fervidibacillus albus genome contains a region encoding:
- the accA gene encoding acetyl-CoA carboxylase carboxyl transferase subunit alpha, whose amino-acid sequence MGLELEFEKPVIELKKKIEELREITEHANVDLQSEVETLEARLKNLEDEIYLNLKPWDRVQIARHPERPTTLDYVRFLFEGFFECHGDRSFGDDEAIVGGVAKYKGFPVTIIGHQRGKDTKENIRRNFGMPHPEGYRKALRLMKQAEKFNRPIICFIDTKGAYPGKAAEERGQSEAIARNLFEMAGLTVPIVSIVIGEGGSGGALALGVGNHILMLENSTYSVISPEGAAALLWKDATLAKRAAETMKITAPDLQELNIIDAIIPEVKGGAHKDVAGQAERIDQAIQRSLQQLNDLSKQELVQHRYEKYRQIGSIAFS is encoded by the coding sequence GTGGGATTAGAGCTTGAATTTGAAAAACCAGTAATTGAATTAAAGAAAAAAATTGAAGAGTTGCGGGAAATTACCGAACATGCGAACGTCGATTTGCAATCGGAAGTAGAAACTTTGGAAGCTCGCTTGAAAAATTTGGAAGATGAAATTTACCTCAATTTAAAACCGTGGGATCGAGTTCAAATTGCTCGTCACCCTGAAAGACCGACGACGTTGGATTACGTTCGTTTTTTATTCGAAGGCTTTTTCGAGTGTCATGGGGACCGTTCTTTTGGCGATGATGAAGCGATCGTCGGTGGTGTGGCAAAATATAAAGGTTTCCCGGTAACGATCATCGGCCATCAACGGGGAAAAGATACGAAAGAAAATATTCGTAGAAATTTTGGCATGCCCCATCCCGAGGGCTATCGAAAGGCACTAAGACTGATGAAACAGGCGGAAAAATTCAACCGACCGATCATTTGTTTTATCGATACGAAGGGAGCATACCCCGGAAAGGCGGCGGAGGAACGTGGACAGAGTGAAGCGATTGCCAGAAATTTATTTGAAATGGCTGGTTTAACAGTCCCAATCGTATCCATTGTTATCGGAGAAGGTGGAAGTGGCGGTGCTTTAGCTCTCGGTGTAGGCAATCATATTTTAATGCTTGAAAACTCTACATACTCCGTCATATCCCCGGAAGGTGCTGCCGCATTGTTATGGAAAGATGCAACCCTTGCGAAACGAGCGGCGGAAACGATGAAAATTACAGCTCCCGATTTACAAGAACTAAATATTATTGACGCTATCATTCCTGAGGTAAAAGGGGGCGCCCATAAGGATGTAGCAGGACAAGCCGAGCGAATCGATCAAGCGATCCAACGATCATTACAACAACTAAACGATCTTTCGAAACAAGAGCTCGTCCAACACCGATACGAAAAATATCGGCAAATTGGGAGCATTGCGTTTTCGTAA
- the pfkA gene encoding 6-phosphofructokinase, with protein sequence MKRIGVLTSGGDSPGMNAAIRAVVRKAIYHNIEVYGIYNGYQGLINGHIEKMEIGSVGDIIQRGGTILRSARCPEFVTKEGQQKGVEQLKKFGIEGVVVIGGDGSYRGANALTNWGIPCNGVPGTIDNDISGTDFTIGFDTALNTVIDAIDKIRDTASSHERTFVIEVMGRNAGDIALWSGLAGGAETILIPEEEETMDEIINRLKNGQQRGKKHSIIVVAEGVMSGVEFAEELKKQIQTDVRVSVLGHIQRGGSPTVRDRVIASRMGARAVELLLEGKGGRAVGIVKNEIVDRPIAEVLDQPHTIDKDMFKLSKELSI encoded by the coding sequence TTGAAAAGAATTGGCGTCTTGACGAGCGGAGGGGATTCGCCAGGCATGAACGCTGCGATTCGCGCAGTGGTACGGAAAGCGATTTATCATAATATTGAAGTATACGGTATTTATAATGGGTATCAAGGATTAATTAATGGACATATTGAAAAAATGGAAATCGGTTCCGTAGGCGATATTATCCAACGGGGAGGAACGATTTTACGTTCAGCCCGCTGTCCCGAATTCGTCACGAAGGAAGGACAACAAAAAGGTGTGGAACAGCTAAAAAAATTCGGTATCGAAGGAGTAGTTGTTATCGGCGGAGATGGATCGTATCGTGGTGCAAACGCTCTAACGAACTGGGGTATCCCTTGTAATGGTGTACCTGGAACGATCGATAACGACATTAGTGGAACAGACTTTACGATCGGGTTCGATACGGCTTTAAATACGGTTATCGATGCGATCGATAAAATTCGTGATACAGCTTCATCCCATGAAAGAACATTCGTTATCGAAGTAATGGGTCGGAATGCTGGCGACATCGCATTATGGTCCGGTTTAGCGGGCGGTGCGGAAACGATTCTCATCCCAGAAGAAGAAGAAACGATGGATGAAATTATTAATCGCCTAAAAAATGGACAACAACGGGGGAAAAAGCATAGCATCATTGTCGTTGCGGAAGGTGTCATGAGCGGTGTGGAATTTGCCGAGGAATTGAAAAAGCAAATTCAAACGGATGTACGCGTTTCCGTTTTAGGCCACATTCAACGGGGAGGCTCACCAACGGTTCGTGATCGGGTGATTGCAAGTCGAATGGGTGCACGAGCAGTCGAGTTGTTGCTTGAAGGAAAGGGTGGACGTGCAGTTGGTATCGTTAAAAACGAAATTGTCGACCGTCCGATCGCCGAAGTATTGGATCAGCCCCATACAATTGACAAAGATATGTTTAAATTGTCGAAGGAATTATCGATCTAA
- the pyk gene encoding pyruvate kinase: MRKTKIVCTIGPASESVEKLVQLIEAGMNVARLNFSHGDYEEHGKRIENIREAEKLTGKNVAILLDTKGPEIRTHNMENGNIELKEGKTVIISMDEVLGTEEKFSVTYEGLIGDVQVGSKILLDDGLIGLEVIDIDHQNKEIHTKILNNGVLKNKKGVNVPGVSVKLPGITEKDRNDILFGIEQDIDFIAASFVRRASDVLEIRELLEQKGAEHIQIIPKIENQEGVDNIDEILQVSDGLMVARGDLGVEIPAEEVPLVQKRLIKKCNKCAKPVITATQMLDSMQRNPRPTRAEASDVANAIFDGTDAIMLSGETAAGLYPVEAVQTMHNIALKAEGAIDHKEILKVRSREIEHNLTDAICQSVAHTVINLEIDAVITPTESGHTAKMISKYRPQAPIIAVTSHRRTFKRLALVWGVYPILGNRVNTTDEMLDLSIKESLESGFVRHGNKVVITAGVPVGEAGTTNMMKIHVVGNVLAKGQGIGRKIAYGKVVVAQNAKEALEKVTDRSVLVTRSTDRDMVPAIEKCIALITEEGGLTSHAAVVGLNLGIPVIVGVKDPFKVLKDGHEVTVDAGSGIIYEGHASVL, from the coding sequence ATGAGAAAGACGAAAATCGTTTGTACGATTGGACCTGCTAGTGAATCGGTAGAAAAATTAGTACAATTAATCGAAGCGGGAATGAATGTTGCCCGGTTAAATTTTTCCCATGGTGACTATGAGGAGCATGGTAAACGAATTGAAAACATTCGAGAAGCGGAAAAATTAACAGGAAAAAACGTTGCAATCCTCTTAGATACAAAGGGACCAGAAATTCGAACCCACAATATGGAAAACGGAAATATTGAACTGAAGGAAGGAAAAACGGTTATCATTTCCATGGATGAAGTGTTAGGAACGGAAGAAAAATTTTCCGTTACGTACGAAGGTCTTATCGGAGATGTGCAAGTCGGTTCGAAAATTTTATTAGATGACGGTTTAATCGGTTTGGAAGTGATCGATATCGATCATCAAAACAAAGAAATCCATACGAAAATTTTAAACAACGGCGTATTAAAAAATAAAAAGGGTGTCAACGTACCGGGAGTTTCAGTCAAATTACCGGGTATTACGGAAAAGGATCGGAACGATATTCTTTTCGGCATAGAACAGGATATCGATTTTATTGCTGCTTCCTTCGTTCGTCGCGCATCGGACGTACTCGAAATTCGCGAATTGTTGGAACAAAAGGGTGCCGAACATATCCAAATTATTCCAAAGATCGAAAACCAAGAAGGTGTCGATAATATCGATGAAATTTTGCAAGTAAGTGACGGATTGATGGTAGCCCGTGGTGATTTAGGGGTAGAAATTCCAGCGGAGGAAGTTCCTCTCGTGCAAAAGAGATTAATTAAAAAATGCAATAAATGCGCAAAACCGGTCATTACAGCGACCCAAATGCTCGATTCGATGCAAAGGAATCCGCGGCCGACGAGGGCGGAGGCAAGCGATGTAGCAAACGCGATTTTCGACGGCACTGACGCGATTATGCTTTCCGGTGAAACGGCAGCTGGATTGTACCCAGTAGAAGCGGTACAAACGATGCATAATATCGCCTTAAAGGCAGAAGGTGCTATAGATCATAAGGAAATTTTAAAAGTTCGTAGCCGGGAAATTGAACATAACTTAACGGATGCCATATGCCAATCCGTTGCCCACACGGTGATTAACCTCGAAATCGATGCGGTCATCACGCCTACGGAAAGCGGCCATACAGCAAAAATGATTTCCAAATATCGTCCTCAAGCTCCAATTATCGCTGTAACGAGTCATCGTCGGACGTTTAAACGATTAGCGCTCGTATGGGGCGTCTATCCAATTTTAGGAAATCGGGTCAATACGACAGATGAAATGTTAGATTTATCGATTAAAGAAAGTTTGGAAAGCGGTTTTGTTCGACATGGAAACAAAGTAGTCATTACTGCAGGTGTGCCCGTTGGTGAAGCCGGTACAACGAATATGATGAAAATTCACGTTGTCGGAAATGTTTTGGCGAAGGGACAAGGAATCGGACGGAAAATTGCATACGGAAAAGTCGTCGTTGCACAAAATGCGAAGGAAGCATTGGAAAAGGTAACGGACCGTTCCGTGCTCGTCACCCGTTCCACGGACCGGGATATGGTTCCGGCCATTGAAAAATGTATTGCATTAATTACGGAAGAGGGCGGTTTAACGAGTCATGCTGCAGTTGTTGGTTTGAATCTCGGGATTCCTGTCATCGTTGGGGTAAAAGATCCGTTTAAAGTATTAAAAGATGGCCATGAAGTGACTGTTGATGCTGGAAGTGGCATCATTTATGAAGGTCATGCGAGCGTGTTATAA
- a CDS encoding FxsA family protein: MKWILLVFIVLPAMEIGVLLFSGKTFGIGITVLLILLTGILGAYLAKKQGLETIRLARHQLALGEPPGDLLLDGLCILFGAAFLLTPGFLTDAAGFYLLLPTRKTIKPLLKKSFLKWINRRTITIIK, encoded by the coding sequence ATGAAATGGATTCTCCTGGTTTTTATCGTCCTTCCCGCTATGGAAATCGGTGTTTTACTATTTTCTGGAAAGACCTTTGGCATCGGCATCACCGTCCTGCTCATCCTTTTGACGGGAATTCTCGGTGCATATTTGGCGAAAAAACAAGGGTTAGAAACAATTCGCTTGGCTAGGCATCAATTGGCTTTAGGCGAACCTCCAGGCGATTTATTGCTGGACGGATTATGTATTCTTTTCGGCGCAGCTTTTCTTTTGACACCGGGTTTTCTTACCGATGCGGCTGGATTTTACTTGCTTTTGCCAACGAGAAAAACGATTAAACCGTTATTGAAAAAATCGTTTTTAAAATGGATTAATCGCCGTACGATTACGATTATCAAATAA
- the ytvI gene encoding sporulation integral membrane protein YtvI translates to MIPIFLQRSLRLLFVIVAILFFFVAAYIIATLTYPFIFAWIIAFFMNPLVNFIQVKGKIPRSLSVFIVLIFFFSLVVGFLIFLISELISGTEYLAKTLPSQIENLTAYIQRWLMEDIVPFFNQIGTFFEQLEEQQQNTIVENIQSIGTEFATTIGSVLQNVVAKIPGIITWFPNATTVLILTILATFFISKDWYKLKRDAGKWIPIKIKESSMRVYFDLRKALFGFIRAQLTLISITAVIVFIGLVILRVDHALTIAMFIGFIDLLPYLGTGFVFVPWIIYEMMSQNYSLGIGLAVLYVIVIVQRQLMEPKIVSTNIGISPLGTLMAIFVGLKLFGMVGLIIGPIIAVIIVTLYKANLFHDLWNFIKG, encoded by the coding sequence GTGATACCTATTTTTTTGCAAAGATCGCTCCGACTTCTGTTCGTAATCGTAGCGATTCTCTTTTTCTTCGTCGCTGCCTATATAATAGCGACACTAACTTATCCGTTTATTTTTGCATGGATCATCGCCTTTTTTATGAATCCGCTTGTTAATTTTATTCAAGTGAAAGGGAAGATTCCCCGATCGTTATCCGTTTTCATCGTGTTAATCTTTTTTTTCAGCCTCGTTGTCGGTTTTCTTATTTTCCTCATTTCCGAACTCATATCTGGAACCGAATATTTAGCAAAAACGTTACCTTCACAAATCGAAAATTTAACAGCCTATATACAACGATGGTTGATGGAAGACATCGTTCCCTTTTTCAATCAAATCGGTACCTTTTTCGAACAGTTGGAAGAGCAACAACAAAATACAATCGTTGAAAATATCCAATCAATCGGTACCGAATTCGCTACGACCATCGGATCGGTTTTACAAAATGTAGTCGCCAAAATTCCGGGGATTATTACATGGTTTCCGAATGCAACGACCGTGTTGATTTTGACGATTCTGGCGACGTTTTTCATTAGTAAAGATTGGTATAAATTAAAAAGGGATGCAGGAAAATGGATTCCGATCAAAATCAAAGAAAGTAGTATGCGCGTATATTTCGATTTGCGCAAGGCTCTGTTCGGTTTTATTCGTGCGCAACTAACATTAATTTCCATTACGGCCGTTATCGTTTTCATCGGTTTAGTCATTCTTCGCGTTGATCATGCGTTAACGATTGCCATGTTTATTGGATTCATCGATTTACTGCCCTATTTAGGTACCGGTTTCGTTTTTGTTCCGTGGATCATTTATGAAATGATGTCTCAAAACTATTCGCTCGGTATTGGACTTGCCGTTTTATATGTAATCGTCATCGTTCAACGGCAATTAATGGAACCGAAAATCGTTTCGACAAATATCGGAATTAGTCCCCTCGGTACACTTATGGCTATTTTCGTCGGACTCAAATTGTTCGGCATGGTTGGACTAATTATTGGACCAATCATCGCCGTGATCATTGTGACGTTGTATAAAGCGAATCTTTTTCACGACTTATGGAACTTTATTAAAGGATAA
- the citZ gene encoding citrate synthase, whose protein sequence is MSVTKGLEGVIAANTTISSIIDDKLTYVGYDIDDLAENSSFEEVIFLLWHRRLPNKIELEDLKNELAANATIPDEVIQHFKTYPIEHVHPMAAIRTAVSYLGLFDEEADESDSQANYRKAIRLQAKMPTLVTAFSRIRKGLEPVAPRKDLSFAANFLYMLNGEEPDDIAVDAFNKALVLHADHEFNASTFTARVCVATLSDIYSGITSAIGALKGPLHGGANEQVMKMLTEIGSVENVESYIQRKLENKEKIMGFGHRVYRTGDPRAKHLKKMSEKLTTLTGERKWYEMSVKIEDLVTRQKNIPPNVDFYSASVYHSLGIDHDLFTPIFAVSRVSGWLAHILEQYDNNRLIRPRAEYVGPRKQHYVKLEDR, encoded by the coding sequence ATGAGTGTGACGAAAGGATTAGAAGGGGTAATTGCCGCAAACACAACAATCAGCTCCATTATCGATGACAAATTGACGTATGTCGGTTACGATATCGACGACTTAGCCGAAAATTCATCCTTCGAGGAAGTAATCTTTTTGCTCTGGCATCGCAGGCTTCCGAACAAAATTGAGTTGGAAGATTTAAAAAACGAGCTTGCTGCCAATGCCACCATCCCCGACGAAGTCATCCAACATTTTAAAACGTATCCCATTGAACACGTACATCCGATGGCAGCGATCCGTACAGCCGTGTCGTATTTAGGGTTGTTCGACGAAGAGGCGGATGAGTCGGATAGCCAAGCGAATTACCGGAAAGCAATTCGTTTACAGGCGAAAATGCCGACTTTAGTGACGGCGTTTTCAAGAATTCGAAAAGGTTTGGAACCTGTCGCACCTCGAAAAGACTTGAGTTTCGCAGCAAATTTTCTCTATATGTTAAACGGGGAAGAACCGGATGATATTGCTGTCGACGCGTTTAATAAAGCGCTCGTACTTCATGCAGACCACGAATTTAACGCATCGACATTTACTGCCCGCGTTTGTGTTGCTACTCTTTCGGATATTTATTCTGGAATTACATCGGCCATCGGTGCTTTGAAAGGTCCTTTACACGGGGGCGCAAATGAACAAGTGATGAAAATGTTAACAGAAATCGGTTCCGTGGAAAACGTTGAATCGTATATTCAGAGGAAATTGGAAAACAAAGAAAAAATTATGGGATTCGGCCATCGGGTATATCGGACGGGCGATCCACGTGCAAAACATTTGAAAAAGATGTCGGAAAAACTAACGACTTTAACCGGCGAACGAAAATGGTATGAAATGTCAGTGAAAATTGAAGATCTCGTTACGAGACAAAAAAACATCCCACCGAATGTAGATTTTTATTCTGCTTCCGTATACCATAGTCTCGGCATTGATCATGATTTGTTTACACCGATCTTCGCCGTCAGCCGTGTATCCGGATGGCTCGCTCACATTTTAGAACAGTATGATAACAACAGATTGATTCGTCCTCGTGCCGAATACGTCGGTCCGCGGAAACAACATTACGTAAAACTGGAAGATCGATAA
- the icd gene encoding NADP-dependent isocitrate dehydrogenase, with the protein MDGNKITVTNGVLNVPNDPIIPFIEGDGTGPDIWAAASRVLDAAVDKAYGGEKEIVWKEVLAGEKAFNQTGEWLPKETLDVIREHIIAIKGPLTTPIGGGFRSLNVALRQELDLFVCLRPVRWFEGVPSPVKRPQDTDMVIFRENTEDIYAGIEYQEGTPEVKKVIEFLQTEMGVNKIRFPETSGIGIKPVSKEGTERLVRAAINYAIKEGRKSVTLVHKGNIMKFTEGAFKNWGYELAEQEFGDRVFTWAEYDRIKEKEGVDAANKAQQKAEEAGKIIVKDVIADIFLQQILTRPREFDVVATMNLNGDYISDALAAQVGGIGIAPGANINYETGHAIFEATHGTAPKYAGLDKVNPSSVILSGVLMLQHIGWNEAADLIIKSMEKTIASKVVTYDFARLMDGATEVKCSEFGTKLIENMD; encoded by the coding sequence ATGGATGGAAACAAAATCACAGTTACAAATGGAGTATTGAATGTACCGAACGATCCGATTATCCCGTTTATCGAAGGGGATGGGACAGGACCGGATATTTGGGCTGCTGCTTCCCGCGTGTTAGATGCGGCGGTGGATAAGGCTTATGGTGGAGAAAAGGAAATCGTCTGGAAAGAAGTTTTAGCCGGTGAAAAGGCCTTTAACCAAACTGGTGAATGGTTACCAAAAGAAACATTGGATGTTATTCGTGAACATATCATTGCGATCAAAGGACCGCTCACAACCCCGATTGGCGGTGGATTCCGCTCTTTAAATGTCGCCCTTCGGCAAGAATTGGATTTGTTCGTTTGCTTACGTCCAGTTCGCTGGTTTGAAGGCGTTCCTTCACCGGTCAAACGACCGCAAGATACGGATATGGTCATTTTCCGGGAAAATACGGAAGACATTTATGCGGGGATTGAATATCAGGAAGGAACGCCTGAAGTGAAAAAGGTCATCGAATTTTTGCAAACGGAAATGGGCGTCAATAAAATTCGTTTTCCGGAAACTTCTGGCATCGGTATTAAACCGGTATCGAAGGAAGGAACGGAAAGGCTCGTCCGCGCTGCTATCAACTATGCCATCAAGGAAGGACGAAAATCGGTTACCCTCGTTCATAAAGGAAATATTATGAAATTTACTGAAGGAGCCTTTAAAAATTGGGGCTACGAATTAGCCGAACAGGAATTCGGTGATCGGGTGTTCACATGGGCTGAATACGACCGCATTAAGGAAAAGGAAGGAGTCGATGCGGCAAATAAAGCTCAACAAAAAGCAGAAGAAGCTGGAAAAATTATCGTGAAAGACGTCATTGCAGATATATTTTTACAACAAATTTTAACTCGTCCGCGGGAATTCGATGTCGTTGCGACGATGAATTTGAACGGTGATTATATTTCCGATGCTTTAGCAGCTCAAGTGGGTGGAATTGGCATCGCACCCGGTGCAAACATCAACTATGAAACAGGCCACGCGATTTTTGAAGCGACTCACGGTACGGCACCGAAATATGCCGGTTTGGATAAGGTGAACCCGTCATCCGTTATTTTGTCAGGTGTGTTAATGTTGCAACATATCGGTTGGAATGAAGCGGCAGATTTAATCATAAAATCGATGGAAAAAACGATTGCCTCGAAAGTCGTTACTTACGATTTTGCCCGGTTAATGGACGGAGCAACGGAAGTGAAATGTTCCGAATTCGGTACAAAATTGATTGAAAATATGGATTAA
- the mdh gene encoding malate dehydrogenase: MKRKKISVIGAGFTGATTAFLLAQKELGDIVLVDIPNLENPTKGKALDMFESSPVLGFDANVVGTSDYADTKDSDIVIITAGIARRPGMSRDDLVQTNQKIMKSVTKEIVKYSPECYIIVLTNPVDAMTYTVFKESDFPKNRVIGQSGVLDTARFRTFIAEELNVSVKDITGFVLGGHGDDMVPLVRYSYAGGIPLEKLISRDRLEAIIERTRKGGGEIVNLLGNGSAYYAPAASLVEMVEAIVKDQRRILPAITYLEGEYGFHGIYLGVPVILGGGGVEKIIELELLEEEKQALEKSAQSVRKVMDVLV, encoded by the coding sequence ATCAAACGGAAGAAAATATCGGTAATTGGAGCCGGATTTACTGGAGCGACAACCGCCTTCCTACTTGCACAAAAGGAATTAGGTGATATCGTTTTAGTCGATATTCCGAATCTCGAAAATCCGACGAAAGGAAAAGCGTTGGATATGTTCGAGTCGAGTCCTGTTTTAGGATTTGACGCAAACGTTGTTGGTACTTCCGATTATGCAGATACGAAAGACTCCGACATCGTCATTATCACCGCTGGTATCGCTCGAAGACCAGGGATGAGCAGAGATGACTTGGTACAGACGAATCAAAAAATCATGAAAAGTGTGACGAAGGAAATCGTCAAATATTCACCTGAATGTTATATCATCGTTTTAACGAATCCGGTCGATGCGATGACGTATACCGTCTTTAAAGAATCCGACTTTCCAAAAAATCGAGTCATCGGTCAATCCGGTGTGTTGGATACGGCCCGTTTTCGGACTTTTATCGCCGAGGAATTAAATGTTTCCGTTAAAGATATTACCGGATTTGTATTAGGTGGTCATGGCGACGATATGGTTCCCCTCGTACGTTACTCATACGCTGGTGGCATTCCATTGGAGAAGTTAATTTCCCGCGATCGCCTAGAAGCGATTATAGAGCGGACGAGAAAAGGTGGTGGAGAGATTGTCAATTTGTTAGGAAACGGGAGCGCCTACTACGCACCTGCCGCATCCCTAGTGGAAATGGTGGAAGCTATTGTAAAAGATCAACGTCGAATTTTACCTGCGATCACTTATTTAGAAGGGGAATACGGATTTCATGGAATTTATCTCGGCGTTCCGGTCATTCTTGGCGGAGGGGGCGTTGAAAAAATTATCGAACTGGAATTATTGGAAGAGGAAAAACAGGCGTTGGAAAAATCCGCCCAATCCGTACGAAAGGTAATGGACGTTTTAGTGTAA
- a CDS encoding response regulator transcription factor, which translates to MEKNILVVDDEASIVTLLEYNLNQSGFNVLKAYDGQEALKQAVNEQLDLIILDLMLPKMDGIEVCKEIRKRQIDTPILMLTAKDDEFDKVLGLELGADDYMTKPFSPREVVARVKAILRRTKNLQDSSIPNERGDGKIQLGELTIFPEHYEVYLNGNQLEFTPKEFELLIYLVKNKGRVLTRDQLLNAVWNYDFVGDTRIVDVHISHLREKIEKDTRKPKYIKTIRGIGYKFEEPKG; encoded by the coding sequence ATGGAAAAGAACATATTAGTCGTTGATGATGAAGCATCGATCGTTACGCTATTGGAATATAATTTAAATCAGTCCGGTTTCAATGTTTTAAAGGCGTATGATGGACAAGAAGCATTAAAGCAAGCGGTGAATGAACAACTCGATTTAATTATTTTGGATTTGATGTTGCCGAAGATGGACGGCATAGAAGTTTGTAAAGAGATTCGTAAACGGCAAATTGACACACCGATTTTAATGTTGACGGCAAAGGATGATGAATTCGATAAAGTGCTCGGGTTGGAGCTCGGGGCGGATGATTATATGACGAAACCGTTTAGCCCCCGGGAAGTGGTGGCTAGAGTAAAGGCGATTTTGCGAAGGACGAAAAACCTGCAAGATTCGTCCATTCCGAATGAAAGGGGCGACGGAAAAATTCAACTCGGGGAACTTACCATTTTTCCCGAACATTATGAAGTATATCTTAACGGAAATCAGTTGGAATTTACACCGAAGGAATTTGAATTACTCATTTACTTAGTGAAAAATAAAGGCCGAGTGTTGACACGGGATCAACTGCTGAACGCCGTATGGAATTATGATTTTGTTGGGGATACGCGTATTGTCGATGTACATATTAGCCATCTTCGAGAAAAAATTGAGAAGGACACAAGGAAACCGAAATATATTAAGACCATTCGGGGGATCGGTTATAAATTCGAGGAGCCGAAGGGATGA